A portion of the Macrobrachium nipponense isolate FS-2020 chromosome 12, ASM1510439v2, whole genome shotgun sequence genome contains these proteins:
- the LOC135224723 gene encoding zinc finger SWIM domain-containing protein 5-like isoform X5, producing the protein MKCQVSISFDRCKITSVTCSCDTRDIFWCPHVVALSLHRIRHADAVQLRIPISETLLQMDRQQLQKMVQYLISEHHTEVLPTAQKLADQILQHTHPINHIQGAPDPTAGGSAEEEHCWHLDAEQVKEQVGQYLTQGGYYNANKQLYFMFTKVREMVRARDSNGAKMLTMITEQFLNDPRLLLWKSQGTPMTDKCRQHWDHIAALWVCVVLAPHSSSYEKQQRQRTLEQWAHTDVCPLEDPDHRHQDTNERNRSAAYYLSSDDESSDEDNELRRRDPNNREHNHRHHHVQRENRENRERDRRSSHRRHKRRRISAPPRTIFHRAIDACNMSWDDHHLRTILAGETPVLRSTQHQHPSSYYNEQGQPLWHEPVPIACSRVDALRSHGYNSEALRLAVAVVRTLKQAQREAYLWWGSKRDEMLPRCSPSRACRSLGPGALEGWVGHPLDPITCLFDTLAEASLLPEDLPRFQYHSDVLFTDWLGVANEDATNLAPLRYRHVPIPGSNDPWESYLTLALEAALIGLGQQRAMPPGLYAQEKACKQEEKMILKLQELTLDSPLLAVLRRQARLLLEGGPFSGLGEGIHPESVPMHTFTKFLFTALLPHDPDLGYQLALRAIRLPILEDHDDVDDPANGNVSSLVLSRYPRWFTLGHIETQQCALACTMINAAKNDVMRLRSVLDAALRNIHSSSHLFKLAQDAFRLGLPGEGQRNSLLLNAALELGLQVMRMTLTSLNWRRREMVRWLVTCATEVGVSALISIMQNWFSLFTPTEATGAVASTIMSHTTVMRLQLDRAKQDELAAFARSLALQCATKDPPNCALNALTLCESDPVSFETAYQVVVDAAAHTMTSSQLFTIARYMEHRGYPHRAYTLAMLAMQSVHLAYNQDTHPAINDIHWAVALAHSLGRTELSQLLPVFIKNVQCATVLSDVLRRCSLSAPGMACPDSKRRPIKPLAFDKQPLRGLLEATILAYINTTNSRLTHISPRHYQDFIDFLTKAHETFMLAHDGHIQFAQLIENMKVAYKGKKKLMCLVRERFA; encoded by the exons GAGCCCCAGATCCGACGGCGGGAGGGAGTGCGGAGGAGGAGCACTGCTGGCATCTTGATGCAGAACAGGTCAAGGAACAAGTGGGTCAGTACTTGACCCAAGGTGGATACTACAATGCTAACAAACAACTTTATTTCATGTTTACTAAG GTTCGGGAAATGGTGAGAGCGCGAGACAGTAATGGTGCTAAAATGCTAACCATGATCACCGAACAGTTCCTTAACGACCCAAGGCTTTTGCTCTGGAAGTCACAGGGCACTCCTATGACAGACAAATGCAGACAGCACTGGGACCACATAG CTGCTCTTTGGGTGTGTGTCGTGTTGGCACCCCATAGCAGCTCTTACGAAAAGCAGCAAAGACAGAGGACCTTAGAACAATGGGCGCATACTGATGTTTGTCCGTTGGAAGATCCCGATCACAGACATCAAGACACCAATGAAAGG aatcgctctgcTGCCTATTATCTCAGTTCTGATGATGAATCGAGTGACGAAGATAATGAGCTCAGACGTCGAGATCCCAACAACAGAGAACATAATCACCGTCATCACCACGTCCAAAGAGAAAATAGAGAgaacagagaaagagatagaAGATCGTCACACAG AAGACACAAGAGGCGGAGGATTTCAGCGCCACCACGAACGATATTTCACAGAGCGATAGATGCCTGTAATATGTCGTGGGATGACCATCACCTTAGAACTATTCTGGCGGGCGAAACCCCAGTTCTGAGGAGTACCCAGCACCAACACCCTTCTTCTTATTATAATGAACAAGGGCAACCACTTTGGCATG aaccaGTCCCAATTGCTTGCTCACGAGTAGATGCTTTAAGGTCTCATGGTTACAACAGTGAAGCGTTAAGGCTGGCAGTGGCCGTGGTACGAACGTTAAAACAAGCACAAAGAGAAGCATATCTCTGGTGGGGAAGTAAAAGAGATGAAATGCTCCCAAGATGTTCTCCCTCTAGAGCTTGTAGGTCATTAGGTCCAGGAGCATTAGAAGGTTGGGTTGGTCATCCATTAGATCCCATTACATGCCTTTTTGATACACTAGCTGAAGCATCACTATTACCAGAAGATCTTCCAAGGTTTCAGTATCATAGTG ATGTACTTTTTACAGACTGGCTTGGTGTAGCTAATGAGGATGCAACCAACCTAGCGCCACTCAGGTATCGCCATGTTCCCATCCCAGGCTCTAATGACCCTTGGGAGTCATATCTAACTCTTGCCTTGGAAGCAGCTCTTATAGGTTTAGGGCAGCAACGAGCCATGCCCCCAGGGTTGTATGCTCAGGAAAAAGCCtgcaaacaagaagaaaaaatgatACTAAAATTACAAGAGCTCACCCTTGATTCTCCTCTTCTAGCAGTGCTGAGGCGACAAGCCCGGTTACTGCTTGAAGGTGGGCCATTCTCAGGGCTTGGGGAGGGCATCCATCCAGAAAGTGTTCCCATGCATACCTTTACAAAGTTCCTATTCACAGCTTTGTTACCTCATGATCCTGATTTGGGGTACCAGCTGGCTTTAAGGGCGATCAG ATTACCAATCCTCGAAGACCATGACGATGTAGACGACCCTGCAAATGGCAACGTTTCTTCATTGGTGCTCTCTCGGTACCCACGATGGTTTACTTTAGGCCACATCGAAACCCAGCAGTGTGCCCTTGCCTGTACCATGATCAATGCTGCCAAGA ATGATGTAATGCGCCTAAGGTCTGTCTTGGATGCAGCCCTAAGAAACATTCATAGTTCATCACATCTGTTTAAATTGGCTCAAGATGCATTCCGGCTTGGTCTTCCAGGAGAAGGCCAGAGAAACTCGCTCCTGCTCAATGCTGCATTAGAATTAGGTTTACAG GTAATGCGTATGACGCTAACATCCTTGAACTGGAGAAGGCGAGAGATGGTACGCTGGTTAGTAACCTGTGCCACAGAAGTTGGTGTGTCTGCACTAATATCTATAATGCAGAATTGGTTTTCTCTGTTTACACCCACTGAGGCTACAGGAGCAGTCGCATCCACAATTATGAGTCATACTACTGTCATGAGACTTCAACTAGATCGGGCTAAGCAAGATGAACTTGCTGCATTTGCTCGTTCCTTAGCCTTACAGTGTGCAACTAAG GATCCTCCTAACTGTGCACTTAATGCACTTACCCTGTGTGAGAGTGACCCAGTTTCCTTTGAAACGGCCTATCAAGTGGTTGTTGATGCTGCTGCTCACACCATGACCTCTTCACAGCTATTCACAATTGCACGTTACATGGAACATCGAGGATATCCCCACCGTGCTTACACTCTTGCAATGTTAGCAATGCAAAGTGTGCATTTAGCATATAATCAAGATACTCATCCTGCTATTAATGATATACACTGGGCTGTTGCACTTGCACATTCTTTAGGTCGTACTGAATTATCTCAACTCCTTCCTGTATTCATCAAAAATGTGCAATGTGCCACGGTTTTATCGGATGTCCTGAGGCGTTGTTCTTTATCTGCACCTGGAATGGCCTGTCCTGACTCTAAGCGTCGTCCCATCAAGCCCCTCGCTTTTGATAAACAGCCTTTGAGAGGCCTCTTGGAAGCTACTATCTTAGCATACATCAACACCACAAACTCACGGCTTACTCATATATCTCCAAGACATTATCAAGATTTCATTGACTTTTTAACAAAAGCTCATGAAACATTTATGCTGGCTCATGATGGTCACATCCAGTTTGCTCAGCTGATTGAAAATATGAAAGTTGCTTACAAGGGGAAAAAGAAATTGATGTGTTTAGTGAGGGAACGTTTTGCCTGA